CCTTGGACATATAGCCTGTGTCCACATCCTGCAGGCAGCcagaaaacatacaaacaacctTTTTCTCAATTTTTTACCTTTTGCATTTAACAGACACCTTTAAatttcatgttaatgtgtggCCAAGATTATTTCACTTTAACCGTAGTAACACATTACagatttgtaaaaaatattagCAGAGAAAGAGCCTTGTGATTAATTTCTTTACTAAATAACACACCTTTCACCAATGATATACACACCCATAAAACCATTATTTATCATAACAATTATAACTGCATACTGTACCTTTTTGATCAAGACAAAGTCATTCTCTGTTTCATTCCTCTTGTTGATCTCTTTCTCATACCTGAAACAGCCCACACATATGTTTCCTCATGCAGATCTTAACAGTTAACACTTAATTACCACTTCTTAACTGCCTCTCCAGTTCATTTTGTTTCACAACACTTTCTTACTTTGTCTTGTAGTCATCCACATCTTTGTGCATGACACCGTTCTCCATGtcaagtctgtgtttgtcatgGCTGAGATACTCCAGCTGCTTTTGCAGGTTGCTGATGTAAGTCTTCAGCATGGGTTCAATGTTAGAGGAGGTGGCCGTCTGTCCCTGCATCACCTTCCACTTGGTGTCCAGCATTTTGTTCTGCTGCTCCAGGCATCTCACCTGTGGCACAAGGAGGAAATACCAACCAAATAAAACAGATTCTAACATATTACGTAGAGATGATTTAAGTCGTCGGCCTTTAAATATCACTTCAAATGCCAATAATGTATCTAAATGCATTATCGGGGTCATCAAGATTAATGAACTCTAACGCTCAACATCCCTCAGCAGGAGTTTAAGTGAAATTTCCTCTTACCTTATCAATGAATGAGACAAAACGGTTGTTGAGAGTCTTGATCTGCTCTTTCTCCTGGTTGCGAAGGACGTGGACGTTGGGGTCGATGTCTATCTTTAATGGGGTGAGCAGGCTCTTGTTGATGGTCACGGCTGAAATGGAGGCTGCCTGGTTAGCCCCGTTGCTGGTCCTGGGGATGGAGTAGGATCCCATGGACTTGCTACTGAAGCCCCCTGACGACATGTGTAGTCCTGGGCGGCTGTTGCGCTGGCTCCTCATACTCATGGTAAGTGTTATGTTGAGATTTCTCCGCTGGAGAGGATGGAGTAGGTCTGACGGTGGGTGCACTCGATCAGTgcatttctttatcttttgggTTCTACTTTATAGACAGTACTGGGTGTGGCGTGATAGGGAAGTTATGTGGCTCCCAAATGTTGGTGAACCAGTCTCTCATGTCACCTGTTCTCCCACCTACCCCTTCTGTGTTGGTTGCATTGTTCCTGTTGTACGCTGGAATTCAGGCCAACTCCTTGGGTTTCAGGTATGCTGCATACCATAATGCAATCCATTAAGTGTTTCTGGAGGTAAGCACCTGGTCTgtccaacattttaaaaaacgtaGAACACGAGCGGAACAccacgtaacatgaatgacaatccgacaaaacacactggggcagacagggataaatacacagacaccaaacgagggaacaagacacagatgagggcagagtaaatacaggatgaacacattaacaatcagaaggggagggtaaagacacagacaggtagtaccactagacatataacaagggggagtgaacacttcaacataaaacaggacaccaaagaacaagcagatcgttaCACTTATCACAAATATATTAGTGAACACcccaaatatttaattatttgtgaAATATGTTCCAGTTTTCAACCTTTCCCCTTCAGATAACAGTTTAAAGTAGTCTGAGTCAACAATTGttgcagacatacagacatgagaatgGGCTGTCCTTAGTGTCAATGTTGGATTTCTTTTCAAACTTTCCATTCATCCCCTTTGAGACCGATTACCCAATTATTGCTCGAATTAGTTTGACAGAGAACATAAGTAAGTCATACaaggtgtgtgtttattctgCAGATGTGTCAAGACTGTGCCACTGAAGCATCTAGGTGAGTAACGCTGGGAGAAAACGAACTGCGAGAGACCGTGTGAATGTCTGTGTTGTGATTATATATGAAGCAAAACTGAATACTTTTTACAAATATATTGGACACTAATTTAAATGTCTCTATTAGCTCTGCTCAGATATGAAGATTGCTTCTTTCAACGTACAGAAGTTTGGTGTGACCAAACTCTCCAATCCAGATGTCCTGTCAACTCTTGTTAAGGTAAAACGCACCCCTTTGGCAAAGACATTACACAGTAAAAGACCTGTAATGATAAGGGGTTAGTTTTGGAAATGCATAGTTCTGTGATCTTTGGGAGGCAGCCAAGAAGAGATGGGAAATAATTGGCGGTGTACTACATAAAGtgtgaaaatgatttattgatcATACCTTGGTAAGAAGaatggagaagggaagtttggggttccttactggagctgctgcctccgcgacccgaccccggataagcggtagatgatggatggatggatggatgaatggatggaccTTGGTAATTGTAGCTGTCTCTCGTGAAGCTGTTATGAAttcagatgaaagaaaaaataagccCATATGACATTTATTAAAGGTTATAATGCGTCCTCTTTTGTAGATTGTGTCTCGATACGACATCATAGTGATACTGGAGGTGGTGGATTTGAGCGGAGATTCTGTTAAACTGTTCTTGAAAGAACTGAACAAGTgagttcacttttttttttctgaatgaagcaaagattgttgttgttggtttttaCTACACGTACGCTTACCTTCACTCCTGTCAGAGTCAACACAACCCATCACTACGCTCTGCAGCTCAGTATCCGCCTGGGGAGGAACAGATACAAGGAACAGTTTTTGTTTCTATACAGGTAAGATGAAATCACATCACCAGACTGTAATACTTTTGTACTGCAACCATCAAACAGCCGCACTCAAAGCCGCTTTTGTCCCACTGAAAGGGATGATGTTGTCGATTTGATCGACTGCTATCAATATGAAGACAACCAGGTGAACAACATGGATGCCTTCGCAAGAGAGCCGTATATTCTCCACTTCAAACCACACAACACAGGTCTGTCTTTACTGGAGTTTAAGGAATAACACGATGGTACAGTTTGAACATCAGAGTATAACGGCAGTGTTGTCATAAAAACCTGTATTGTGTCTGAGCCATGTCTATATAtggactttgtttttttaagatgaATGACACAGGTTTAGTTTGACAGGGCCGGTTCATCGAGTTATGTCAGTCAGTGTCTTCTGTGTGTAAGATATGTCATGATGGGGCACGTTATCGAAAAGATGatcatttgtgtctgtttttggtTGCAGTGCTGAAGGATATAGTGCTCATCCCGGTCCACACCAAACCACTGGACTCTGAAAAAGAGCTGGATGATCTGTATGAGGTCTTCCTGGCTGTCAAAGACAAATGGAAAACTGATGTGAGTTGCATCATCATGTTTAGTATTTAAGCATCAGGGTGTCACATGAAAGTAGTACTTAAATGAACTCAAGGTTGACCAGATTTATAACCAACACAGTGGAAGAAAACAATCTGAGCGGAGAATGAAATCTGTgatattaacaataaaaacattaagataaataaaatagtaataatagaatcaaattaaaaacttttaaatatctttatggAAACTGGACATGTAATCAATTATCCAATCCACTGTGTGTGGTTTGAATGTTCTTCTCAAGTAACTATACTTTTATAAATATGGTTTAAAATCATTGCAAAATGCAAGTCTTGCTTAATCTACATCATACAATTACGGTGACTTTACTTACACAAAAAAAGTATACAAAGACTTGCTTGATCTACATATTAACCTGACATCAGATTTTTTAAGTAGATCAAGCAGGATAATGTTATCAGTGcacatattttattcttttattgatACTCTCATATCAGAAGAATCACTCTGTATCCCTTTTATTAGCactaaaatgaacatttctgaTTTCCTCTAGAACATAATGATCCTGGGGGATTTCAATGCAGATGGTGTGTATGTCACCCggaaggagatgaaggagatcCGTATTCGCAGTGACAAGAATTTCCATTGGCTGATTGGTGATGACGTGGACACGACGGCAAACACATCAAACGAACACACCTACGACCGGCACGTGTGCATTAATAAACTCCATCTGTGCAATTCCAGCGGATATAGTTTTAATTTCTGTCAGCAGGAAACAAAT
This window of the Cottoperca gobio chromosome 7, fCotGob3.1, whole genome shotgun sequence genome carries:
- the LOC115010985 gene encoding deoxyribonuclease-1-like, which encodes MKIASFNVQKFGVTKLSNPDVLSTLVKIVSRYDIIVILEVVDLSGDSVKLFLKELNKVNTTHHYALQLSIRLGRNRYKEQFLFLYRDDVVDLIDCYQYEDNQVNNMDAFAREPYILHFKPHNTVLKDIVLIPVHTKPLDSEKELDDLYEVFLAVKDKWKTDNIMILGDFNADGVYVTRKEMKEIRIRSDKNFHWLIGDDVDTTANTSNEHTYDRIVVYGEDMLAAFVPNSAKPFNFHKEFAMTEEMALRVSDHYPVEVELRKAPPFWMTESSQGRDSVDTSGNKGVAESLQVDVLKLQKENLLLEREKLQLQISLLKHRLVKLKLNERPEDLKQADFAKLF